TGAAGGAACATCCTGTGTTGCAGAAAATAACAGAAGAATCGAATCCGCTGGTCACTATTTATCATTTGCGCTAATAAAAGGCACGAATAAATTTTGCCTACAATAAAAGATCCTGTTTCTTTAAGAAACCAAAGTGTTCTTATTGAAACAGGACCGATTGTAAATTAAGGTTTGGTTAAAGTATTATGAATTCTCAAATGTTACTTTATTCTCTGCCGCCACCCAACGCATGATAGAGGTTTATCATGCTTTGTATCTCGGTGAACCGGTTGGCGGTTTGTGACAATTGTGCACTTAACAGTGATTGACGGGCTGTCAGTACCTCCAGATAGGTATTTGTTCCGTATTCCATCAATAAGGAGGTACTCTCCAACGCTTTTTCCAAAGACGTAATTTGTTTCTCGTACAAGGCTGTCTTTGCTTTGCTGCTTTGGCAAGCCACCAATGCATCGTTGACTTCACTTCCGGCATTCAAAAGAGCCTGCTGGAATGCCAGGCTGGCTTCTTCCTGCTGGGCTTTGGCTATGCGATATTGAGCTGTGATTTGTCCTTTGTTGAACAAAGGCTGCGTCAATGAACCGACAGCCGATGCCAGGAATTTACCCGGATTGACAATCATGCCTCCGGCCGAGTTGGTCCAACCGGCGCTTCCGCTCAACACGATAGAGGGGTAGAAAGCTGCACGCGCTTGATTTGTTGCATAGAAAGCCTGTTCCAATGAACGTTCGGCTGAACGGACATCAGGACGGTTTGCCAACAACTGCATAGGGATTCCGACAGCTACATCTTCCGGGAACTGCTGTTCGGCCAATTTGCCGCGCTCGTACCGACGAGGAGTTTCAGCAAGCAATAACGAAAGGCTGTTTTCTACCTGATTGATTTGTTCTTTCAGGTTGACTATGGATGTTTGCACACTGTAGTAGGCAGCTTCCATTTGTGAAGTGGCTGCCTCGTTTGCTAAACCGGCATCCATCAATGCACGAGTAGAAGCTACCGCCTCTTTCCAGGACTCTTCCGTTTGTTGAGAGATTAATAACTGCTCGTCCAGCATCAATAGCGTATAATAGGTGTTTGCTATTCCGGCAATCAGTTGGGTACGGATGGCCTGCTGATAGTCTTTGCTTTGGGCGTATAACGCTTTTGCTTGTTGCTTGGCATTGCGCAGACGTCCGAAAATGTCTAATTCCCAGCTGGCAGTGACAGGCAATGTATATGTTTGAGTTGCTTTGCCACCATCGAAACTGCTTACTGTTCCTTGTGGAGTAAGGGCCAGTGAAGGCAAAAAGGCCAGTTTTGCCGACAGCAATGATGCTTCCGCTTCTTCCACTCTCAGTTGGGCGGACAAAAGGTCTGTATTGTTTTGCAACCCCTGTTCGATAAGTGTTTGCAGCTGCGGGTCTGTAAAAAGTTCCCGCCAGTTGATATTACCGAAGTTTGTTGTATCATCGACGACCACCTCTTCTCCGTATAAATTATCCGGAGTTGTTGTAGCCGGTTGATATTTGGTGTATATGCCGCAACTGCTAAGTAAGGCAGTTGCGGTTGTCAATACAATTATTTTCTTCATATATTAATTATTTTCATTGTTTAAACTGTCGCGCTCGGCTTGGCTTTTTTGTTTTTCCAACGCGACCTGGACATCGGTTTCCACTTCCATCGGCGGGCGAATCTTTTCTTGCAGATACTCGAAAATGATATAGAATACCGGTACAACAAACAATAAGGCCAATGTTCCGACAGCCATACCACCGACAACGCCTGTTCCCAATGAACTGTTACCGTTGGCACCGGCTCCGGAAGCGAACATCAGCGGAAGCATACCGAAAATCATGGTAAGTACGGTCATCAGGATCGGACGCAGACGGGCCTGTGCTGCCGAATAGGCCGATTCTACGATGCCCATTCCCTGGCGGCGACGCTCGATGGCAAACTCTGTAATCAAAATAGCCGTTTTAGCCAAAAGACCAATTAACATAATTACACCAGTCTGCAAGTAAATATTGTTTTCCAATCCGAATAATTTAGCGAACAGGAATGAACCCATCAAGCCAAACGGTACGGAAAGGATAACCGCCCAAGGCACAAGGAAGCTTTCGTAAAGACAAGCCAAAATCAAGTAGATAAGCAAGATACAGACGGCATAGATAAAGAGTGTTTGAGAACCTCCGCTGCTAGCCTCTTCGCGTGCCATACCACCATATTCGTAACCGTAGCCTGTAGGTAACATTTGTGCGGCCACCTCTTCAATAGCTTTCTGTACTTCACCTGTAGAATAGCCCGGAACCGGATTTACATTCACTGTGATACAGCTAAACAGGTTGAAACGGTTGGCGACTTCCGGGCCTAACACGCGTTTGAGCGTTACAAACTGGCTAATCGGTGCCATTTCTGTACCGTTTCTTACGAACATGTTGTTCAGCGCTTGTTCATCCAAACGATATTCCGGTGAAGCCTGCGACATGACGCGATATACTTTTCCGAATTGGTTGTAGTTGGAAACGTAGGCACCACCGCAATAACTGCCCAGTACATCAAGCACTGTCGAAGGTGAAATACCCGCACGTTTACATTTGGCAGCATCTACATCCACTGCAATTTGGGGGAAGTTCATAGCATACGAAGTATAAGCCATAGCCACTTCCGGACGCTGGTTTAATGCTCCGATATATTGCATGGCTTTTTGGTAGAACGTGCCCATATCCCCTCCGGTACGATCCTGCAAGTTAAGCTCAATGGAGTTACCCATACCGTAACCCGGAATCATACCCGGCTGGAAGCAGAATATCTGCGCCTCTTTGATTTGAGCGAATTGTGCATTCAATCGGGTGATTACGGCATCGGAAACATGTTCGCTGCCTTTACGCTCACTCCAGTCTTTCAAACGGATGATAGCCATACCGTAAGATGTACCCTGACCAGCCAGGAAACCGTAGCCGGCTACTCGGGAGTAGTGTTCTATTTCAGGGGTGTTTTTGAGGATGTCTTCCACCTTGTCCAACACCTTGGTTGTCTCTGCCAGCGTACTACCCGGAGCAATCGCCACGTTGGCCATGATAGTTCCTTGGTCTTCCTGAGGAACAAGACCTGTTTTGGTACTGCTGATCAACCATCCTAATAAGACGATAGCTCCTACTATACCAACCCACACCATCCAACGGTGGTGGATAAAGAACATCACTCCTTTTTTGTATTTGCCCAATACGGCGTTGAACGAAGCATTATAAGCGGCGCGCACCCGTCCGTTGAAACTTTTGGCACTCTTGGTTCCATCGCTAGGACGCATCATCATGGCACAAAGAGCCGGACAGAGTGTCAAGGCACAAATCATCGAAAGACCTACGGAGGTTGCCATCGTTACGCCAAACTGCGTATAGAAGATACCGGATGTTCCTCCCATAAAAGTAACAGGAATAAACACGGCCATAAACACACACGTACAAGATATAACGGCCATGGTTACATCCCCCATCGCATCTTTTGTTGCCTGATAAGCAGATTGATAACCGGCATCGAATTTGGCTTGTACGGCTTCTACCACCACGATGGCATCATCCACCACCGTACCGATGGCAAGCACCAATGCAAACAGGGTCAGGATGTTGATTGTGAACCCGGCAGCTGTTAAGCAAGCAAATGTACCGATCAGTGAAACAATGATGGCGATAGAAGGAATAAGCGTACTCTTGAAGTCCTGCAGGAAGAAATATACCACCAAGATTACAAGTATGATGGCGACGATCAATGTCTCTACTACATTATATATAGAAGCGAAAAGGAAGTCGTTGGAACTCATCATCGTGATAAATTCCATACCGGCGGGCAATTCCTTTTCTATCTCTTTCAATTCGGCGGCAATGCGTTCGTTTACTTCTGTCGCATTAGAACCTGCCACTTGGTAAATTAAGAATGTTACGGCAGGTTTACCGTCCATCTGACTGTCGAAACCATAGCTCAATGTTCCCAATTCTACTTTGGCCACATCTTTCAGACGCAACACGGAGCCATCTTCTTGGGCACGGACAACGATGTTTTGAAATTCTTCCACGCTTTTCAAACGTCCGCGATATTTCATGGTGTATTGGAATACATTCTTTGAGTTTTCACCTAATGAACCGGTAGGTGCTTCGATATTTTGTTCTCCCAGAATAGAAGTCACGTCTGAGGGTATCAATCCATATTGAGCCATACGTTCGGGATTCAACCAGATACGCATACTATAGGTATCGCCCAACTCCATAACGTCACCAACGCCTTCGATACGTTTGATACGTGGCACAACGTTAATATCCAGGTAGTTTCCGAGGAATGTCTTGTCATAGCGTCCGTTTGAACTGACAAGTGCATCGATTTGTAAGAAACTGGTCTGACGTTTCTGTGTGCTGACACCGATACGGGTTACTTCGGCAGGTAATAAACCTTGTGCTTTCGTTACACGGTTTTGGACGTTGACGGCTGCCATATCGGGGTCTGTCCCTTGTTTGAAGTACACTTCGATAGTCGCCGAACCTGCATTGGTGGCAGTGGAAGTCATGTACATCATATTTTCCACACCATTGATACTTTCTTCCAGTGGCATAATGACACTGTTCATCACAGCATCAGCATCTGCTCCGGTATAGCTTGCCGATACATGGACCGTAGGAGGGGCAATATCCGGATATTGCTCGACCGGCAAGGTAAAGAGCGAAATGAGTCCTATCGCCAAAATAAGAATGGAGATAGATATGGCCATAACAGGCCGTTTGATAAAAATATTTCCTTTCATATTTTGCTAATTTATTTTACTTGTGTTCCTTCACGTACCAATCCGGCTCCTTCGGATACAATTTCTTCACCCACTTTGAGTCCGTCAAGTACGATATATTCGCGGCCGTCGCTGATTTCGGCTACGGTAATTAATGTAGAAACGGCTTTGCCATCGACTACTTTGTAAACAAGGGTTTTATCTTGCAAACGAACCGTTGCGCCTTGCGGGATAACGATGCAGTCTGTGTAGGTTTGCGGAATAAGCACATTGCCGGATGCTCCGCTATGGAGCAGGCGGGATTCATTCGGGAATACGGCTCTAACACCTACCGTACCGGTTTGGCGGTCGATCACTCCACTGATGGATTCAATTTTCCCTTTCTGCTCATAAACAGACTGGTCGTTCAGTTTCAATGTGACTTCCGGCATATTGGCCAACGCTTCATCCATGCTTTTGTACTGACGGCTCATGGCCAACAGCTGGTTTTCCGTCATGGAGAAGTACACATACATGTTTGAATTGTCGGAAACAGTTGTCAACGGCTGCGGAATATTGGCACTGACCAATGCTCCGGCACGATAAGGCAGCATACCGACTACTCCGTCGCTCGGACTTTTTACTTCCGTATAAGAAAGGTTGTTTTGGGCATTTAGCTCCTGTGCCTCTGCCTGTGCCAGTTGCGCTTTGGCTGTCAGGTAATTGTTCTGGCTTGTTTTCAGATTGAATTCGGAAACAACTTTTTTGGCAAACAGTTCTTTTGTGCTGTTGTAATTCAATTCGGCAGTACCTAAAGCTGCTTTTGCAACCTCAACGTTGGCTTGAGCCGTTTTCAAAGCTGCCTTATAAGGTACTTGGTCGATTACAAAAAGTAACTGTCCTTTTCGTACAACCTGTCCTTCTGTTACGCAGAGTCGTTCGATAGTTCCTGATACTTGCGGATAAATATCTATATCCTGGCGACCGCGAATAGACGCTGAATAGGGCATGGTCAGCTCCCTATTGGCTGTTGAAACTTTCATTGTTGCGTAAGACGCTTTCATCTGTGCATCCGACGTCTCTTTTTTACAGGATGTCATCCACATTGTCGTACAACCAATAATCATCATCAGCTGTATCCATCTTGCTTTTGCTTGTATCATATGTCTTAATTTGTTAAATGCCGCAAAATTAACAGATAAATGTGGGAAAAAAATTGTCTGAATGTCTATATAGATATTCTATATTTATAATATATAGGAATTTTAAGAGAATAAAATCTAATGAAATGAAATAAATATGTGATATTATTATGTGCATTGTCCGATGCCGGATAAAAAGTTAACTGGTTTTATCTTAGAAGTATGCGAAGAAAGCCGTATCTTTGTGGTTTCTAATTTAAAACCAAACAGCTTTGAACGAGAAAGATTTTGAAATAATGGCGCCGGTCGGCTCGTATGAGTCGTTGATGGCAGCTATCCAGGGAGGAGCCGACTCCATCTACTTCGGCATTGAAGGACTGAATATGCGTTCGCGCTCTTCCAATAATTTCACCACGGACGATTTGCGTAAGATTGTCTCCATCTGTAAGGAACACAGCATTAAGAGTTATTTGACGGTTAATACGGTTATTTACGGGGAAGACCTGGCATTGATGCGTGAAATTATCGATGCGGCAAAGGAAGCGGAAGTCTCTGCAATTATTGCGGCAGACGTGGCAGCCATGAGCTATGCGAACCGGATCGGGCAGGAAGTTCACCTGTCTACCCAGCTGAATATATCGAATGTGGAGGCGCTGAAGTTCTATGCCCAGTTTGCCGATGTGGTGGTGCTGGCGCGCGAATTGAATCTGAAACAGGTAGCCGAAATCTACAAACAGATTGTAGAACAGCAGATAACCGGTCCGAGAGGCGAACTGATCCGTATCGAGATGTTTGCCCACGGTGCCTTGTGTATGGCTGTTTCCGGTAAATGCTATTTGAGCCTGCATGAAATGAATGCGTCTGCCAACCGGGGTGCTTGCATGCAGATCTGCCGCCGCGGATATACGGTGAAAGATAAGGACAGCAACATCGAACTGGATATAGAAAATCAATATATCATGTCGCCCAAAGACCTGAAAACGATCCATTTCATGAACAAGATGATGGATGCAGGCGTGCGGGTATTCAAGATCGAAGGCCGTGCCCGCGGACCGGAATATGTGCGTCTCGTGACTGAATGTTATAAAGAAGCAGTGAAGGCTTATTGCAGTGGAACATATGATGAAGAAAAGATCGCCGTCTGGGACGAGCGTCTGAAAAGCGTCTTCAACCGGGGCTTTTGGGACGGCTATTATCTGGGACAGCGTTTGGGTGAATGGAGCAGCAAGTATGGTTCCGGTTCGACCAAAAAGAAAGTATATGTGGCGAAAGGCATCAAATACTTCAGCGGCATCGGTGTGGCTGAATTTGAAATGGAATCGGGCTCGCTGAAAGCGGGAGATGAGATTCTGATCACAGGCCCGACAACCGGTGCGGTGATGCAGACCATCGATGAGATACGTGTCGACCTGAAGCCGGTGGAAGAAACCGTAAAAGGCGAGCGTTTCTCCTTCAAAGTATCTGAAAAGGTACGCCCTTCCGACCGCCTGTATAAAATGGTACCTAACAACGATAAAGAACTGAAATAATGAAAGAGTATATTTTTAAACTGACAGACAAGGTGCGCGACTATGAATGCGACCTGCAGGGAGTAGTGAACAACTCCAACTATCAGCATTATATGGAACATACCCGTCATGAGTTCCTCGAATCGCTGGGCGAGAATTTCGGAGCCATGCACGATAAAGGGGTGGACGGCTTCGTCTCTCATGTGGAGATCGATTATAAAACATCCTTGAAGAGCGGCGACAGTTATATCTCCTGCCTGAATGTGTATAAGAAAGGCGTGA
This is a stretch of genomic DNA from Parabacteroides chongii. It encodes these proteins:
- a CDS encoding efflux RND transporter permease subunit, with the protein product MKGNIFIKRPVMAISISILILAIGLISLFTLPVEQYPDIAPPTVHVSASYTGADADAVMNSVIMPLEESINGVENMMYMTSTATNAGSATIEVYFKQGTDPDMAAVNVQNRVTKAQGLLPAEVTRIGVSTQKRQTSFLQIDALVSSNGRYDKTFLGNYLDINVVPRIKRIEGVGDVMELGDTYSMRIWLNPERMAQYGLIPSDVTSILGEQNIEAPTGSLGENSKNVFQYTMKYRGRLKSVEEFQNIVVRAQEDGSVLRLKDVAKVELGTLSYGFDSQMDGKPAVTFLIYQVAGSNATEVNERIAAELKEIEKELPAGMEFITMMSSNDFLFASIYNVVETLIVAIILVILVVYFFLQDFKSTLIPSIAIIVSLIGTFACLTAAGFTINILTLFALVLAIGTVVDDAIVVVEAVQAKFDAGYQSAYQATKDAMGDVTMAVISCTCVFMAVFIPVTFMGGTSGIFYTQFGVTMATSVGLSMICALTLCPALCAMMMRPSDGTKSAKSFNGRVRAAYNASFNAVLGKYKKGVMFFIHHRWMVWVGIVGAIVLLGWLISSTKTGLVPQEDQGTIMANVAIAPGSTLAETTKVLDKVEDILKNTPEIEHYSRVAGYGFLAGQGTSYGMAIIRLKDWSERKGSEHVSDAVITRLNAQFAQIKEAQIFCFQPGMIPGYGMGNSIELNLQDRTGGDMGTFYQKAMQYIGALNQRPEVAMAYTSYAMNFPQIAVDVDAAKCKRAGISPSTVLDVLGSYCGGAYVSNYNQFGKVYRVMSQASPEYRLDEQALNNMFVRNGTEMAPISQFVTLKRVLGPEVANRFNLFSCITVNVNPVPGYSTGEVQKAIEEVAAQMLPTGYGYEYGGMAREEASSGGSQTLFIYAVCILLIYLILACLYESFLVPWAVILSVPFGLMGSFLFAKLFGLENNIYLQTGVIMLIGLLAKTAILITEFAIERRRQGMGIVESAYSAAQARLRPILMTVLTMIFGMLPLMFASGAGANGNSSLGTGVVGGMAVGTLALLFVVPVFYIIFEYLQEKIRPPMEVETDVQVALEKQKSQAERDSLNNENN
- a CDS encoding acyl-CoA thioesterase, with the translated sequence MKEYIFKLTDKVRDYECDLQGVVNNSNYQHYMEHTRHEFLESLGENFGAMHDKGVDGFVSHVEIDYKTSLKSGDSYISCLNVYKKGVKLVFEQDIYRASDGVLATKGKVESVVVQDGKLTRGEYFDEMLKRIQDKL
- a CDS encoding peptidase U32 family protein — protein: MNEKDFEIMAPVGSYESLMAAIQGGADSIYFGIEGLNMRSRSSNNFTTDDLRKIVSICKEHSIKSYLTVNTVIYGEDLALMREIIDAAKEAEVSAIIAADVAAMSYANRIGQEVHLSTQLNISNVEALKFYAQFADVVVLARELNLKQVAEIYKQIVEQQITGPRGELIRIEMFAHGALCMAVSGKCYLSLHEMNASANRGACMQICRRGYTVKDKDSNIELDIENQYIMSPKDLKTIHFMNKMMDAGVRVFKIEGRARGPEYVRLVTECYKEAVKAYCSGTYDEEKIAVWDERLKSVFNRGFWDGYYLGQRLGEWSSKYGSGSTKKKVYVAKGIKYFSGIGVAEFEMESGSLKAGDEILITGPTTGAVMQTIDEIRVDLKPVEETVKGERFSFKVSEKVRPSDRLYKMVPNNDKELK
- a CDS encoding efflux RND transporter periplasmic adaptor subunit; this translates as MIQAKARWIQLMMIIGCTTMWMTSCKKETSDAQMKASYATMKVSTANRELTMPYSASIRGRQDIDIYPQVSGTIERLCVTEGQVVRKGQLLFVIDQVPYKAALKTAQANVEVAKAALGTAELNYNSTKELFAKKVVSEFNLKTSQNNYLTAKAQLAQAEAQELNAQNNLSYTEVKSPSDGVVGMLPYRAGALVSANIPQPLTTVSDNSNMYVYFSMTENQLLAMSRQYKSMDEALANMPEVTLKLNDQSVYEQKGKIESISGVIDRQTGTVGVRAVFPNESRLLHSGASGNVLIPQTYTDCIVIPQGATVRLQDKTLVYKVVDGKAVSTLITVAEISDGREYIVLDGLKVGEEIVSEGAGLVREGTQVK
- a CDS encoding efflux transporter outer membrane subunit: MKKIIVLTTATALLSSCGIYTKYQPATTTPDNLYGEEVVVDDTTNFGNINWRELFTDPQLQTLIEQGLQNNTDLLSAQLRVEEAEASLLSAKLAFLPSLALTPQGTVSSFDGGKATQTYTLPVTASWELDIFGRLRNAKQQAKALYAQSKDYQQAIRTQLIAGIANTYYTLLMLDEQLLISQQTEESWKEAVASTRALMDAGLANEAATSQMEAAYYSVQTSIVNLKEQINQVENSLSLLLAETPRRYERGKLAEQQFPEDVAVGIPMQLLANRPDVRSAERSLEQAFYATNQARAAFYPSIVLSGSAGWTNSAGGMIVNPGKFLASAVGSLTQPLFNKGQITAQYRIAKAQQEEASLAFQQALLNAGSEVNDALVACQSSKAKTALYEKQITSLEKALESTSLLMEYGTNTYLEVLTARQSLLSAQLSQTANRFTEIQSMINLYHALGGGRE